Below is a genomic region from Vitis riparia cultivar Riparia Gloire de Montpellier isolate 1030 chromosome 16, EGFV_Vit.rip_1.0, whole genome shotgun sequence.
AAAGTCATCTTCTAGCTTGTCATAATGTTTCAGTATACAATGGTGCTTCCAAAAAACGCCATTGAAGAAAACCTTGGCGCTTGAAAAAATATCATTGTTAACTATGTTAGATTTTGTTAACACTTTTAAAGGTTTCATTGTTAACAATAACAAACCTTGACGTTTTTTAAAAGTGCCATCAGTTAGCGGTTTCAAGGAAATGTTGATGCTTTTAAGAAGCACCATTGTTGAGTTGAGTATGCCTTGACACTTGGAAGGAAAATCATTGTCCAATTTTGGTATTTAGGGCTTAATCAAGGTCACCCTAAGTCAAAATGACTTTACCATTAAGTGCTTAGGATACTCTATCGAGACTTACAATCATTAATTGTCAAATGTTGAAATACGACGCTTTCTAATGAATAAAAGGGTTACAATGACAAgctactttgaataaaaaatgtctGTTCCTATAGGGATTAATTCATTCTAATGGATGGATTAGATGCCCTAGAGTTCCCTTTCCTCAACCTAGATGACTACTAACAAATCATTGAAAGCATATTAAATTGAAACGAATGAAGAACAAACCTAGGAATTGAACATTGAAAcattaaattcaaatatgaaattacattaaactaataaaatgaaatggttCAATTGTGCACGTaatgaaaaaacaattcaaaactaGGAGcaaatatagaaatttgaaataagaacaaataaaattaagaacCTAAGATGAATAAAGACTCCTGGATCCAGATTCCCCAAAGTTGTTGGTTGATGTAGCAGATAAACCTCTCTTCAAGGGAGAGGATCTGAACCCCTCAATGACTTCACTTCACATTTTTCTAgaatatcaaaatatatgatcaaaacttttttcttttttttttttttaaacaccaAAACATATTATCATAATATATCTTTGGAAAAAGTTCTGAAAAAGATCACCGACTACATATGTTTTATAttccatttttgtttgttttatgtttttgaagttaaaaagaGGGAATATATGATATTGATTTactcaatttttaatttttaaattatttttaaaaattaatagaattattattaaatcTTACTTGATTCAAAATTCGTTTacctaatagaaaattttgaagaagttAACTAACTCCATTCAAAACTTATTTACCCATTGAGGGACTTACAATAAGTTGATATATTGTTCATAGGAAGTGGAGCAAAATGACAtgttaaaatagtaaaattggGATATTTGTACCAAGAAGCGATACAAGAGGGATATAGTTATTTCTAATACACTAATTTCtacttttttgaattaaaatttatagtttttaaagaaaatttaaggttatgtttggttcttgaaaaatattaagcaaagaaaacaatttctaagagaaataattttcttatatttgattttattatgtaaaatatgaaagaaaattaaatatattaatgaaaattaattaaaaaatcatgtattttaaatttatttaatctttgtatAAAAGAGttgaaataagttaaataaaattgaagcaacatataaaaaataatttattaactttaattttatatttttttcctccaatttttatttttttttacttttcctctctattttatttccttgaatttttccttcaaatttttcaaaaataacctaaataagataaaatacatttaaagaGATAATAGAAAGAgttttaagatattaaattaattatttaattaaggaAGCTCTTCAAAGTCAAGTTAGAGGCGGTCAACAGTCCACTGTCCTCACCAACCAATGGCTGCTCCCACCAACCAAATGTCAAGGCTACCGACAGATGGCAGTTTCCTATCGGAATTATTTGCAAGATGAGATGCAGTACAGCATGCAAAACATGGAAGATTtaccttcttttattttttttttcatatcacTAACCTTCCCTCATCTTTCTAGCAGAAATGAGACgaattgttatatttttatttgtcttcATTCAGTTCTTGCTGGCCAAGGACGGAGTGCTcaattattgtatttattaaaTCTTGGTTTGAGCTTGATatgattttaaacaaaattcaaatcagTGCACAATTAATATATTGACTGATATAATTTAGAATATTTAGAGTACCTGGTCAAAAACAAGGGTTGTTGAgtctatttcaaattttaaaacctaACCTCGTTTTCATTCAACAATAGACGTAAGTGGATCGGATGCTTTCTTCTTCATATCATATATCATTGACTGCGATGCATCAATGGGTAGGTGAAAGATCGAACAGGGGAGAATGAAAGTAAAACccctttcattgatttcatcattctttGTTGACTGCGAAGCTCAATTATATCACGCACTTTTGTTATCAGTTCACATCCGCCTACCATCAAGTGGATGAAGGTTGGTGAGACACAGCTTATAAATACCCAACTCTCACACCCAGTTTTTGCAACCCAGCTCCAACcacttgaaatttaatttctcttttcttcctcAACTCAATTTTAAGCTTCGATTGGAGTAGCAGCAATGGCTTCAGTTGAGGAAATTAGAAACGCTCAACGTGCCAAGGGTCCGGCCACCATCCTAGCCATTGGCACAGCTACTCCCGACCACTGTGTCTACCAGTCTGATTATGCTGATTACTATTTCAAGGTCACTAAGAGCGAGCACATGACTGAGTTGAAGAAGAAGTTCAATCGCATATGTAAGTATATTCATGCATCAATTCTTATATACATAACACTTCTATACATGTTAGAGTGTGTGCTATTAGGTGAGGCTCACCTCCAAGTGAATGAATGTTTCAAGCTTTCTAGAGTATATTCTAGATAAATTACTTCAGGAaacttgaaaatcattttactttaGTAACCAATATTCCTTTTATTTGACTGTAATGGCTTGAAGAGCTGTTCTTTGGATCATGTAGCATTTCTAGCTATAATTAAGAATAACCTTTTATACTTTCTTCAACGTTAAATGCATGTTGATCATCTTGAACAATATACTATATGACTTGTCGATCGGTAAAactaagttgttcatgttaCTTCCTTTACAGGTGACAAATCAATGATCAAGAAGCGGTACATTCATTTGACCGAAGAAATGCTTGAAGAGCACCCAAATATTGGTGCTTATATGGCTCCATCTCTCAACATACGCCAAGAGATTATCACTGCTGAGGTACCTAAACTTGGTAAGGAAGCAGCATTGAAGGCTTTTAAAGAATGGGGTCAACCAAAGTCTAAGATCACCCATCTTGTATTTTGTACAACTTCCGGTGTAGAAATGCCTGGTGCAGATTACAAGCTTGCTAATCTCTTAGGCCTTGAAACATCCGTTAGAAGGGTGATGTTGTACCATCAAGGGTGCTATGCAGGTGGAACTGTCCTTCGAACTGCTAAGGATCTTGCAGAAAATAATGCAGGAGCACGAGTTCTTGTGGTGTGCTCTGAGATCACTGTTGTTACATTTCGTGGGCCTTCCGAAGATGCTTTGGACTCTTTAGTAGGTCAAGCCCTTTTTGGTGATGGGTCAGCAGCTGTGATTGTTGGATCAGATCCAAATGTCTCGATTGAAAGACCCCTCTTCCAGCTTGTTTCAGCAGCCCAAACGTTTATTCCTAATTCAGCAGGTGCTATTGCGGGTAACTTACGTGAGGTGGGACTCACCTTTCACTTGTGGCCTAATGTGCCTACTTTGATTTCCGAGAACATAGAGAAATGCTTGAGTCAGGCTTTTGACCCACTTGGTATTAGCGATTGGAACTCGTTATTTTGGATTGCTCACCCTGGTGGCCCTGCAATTCTTGATGCAGTTGAAGCAAAACtcaatttagagaaaaagaaacttgAAGCAACAAGGCACGTGCTAAGTGAGTATGGTAACATGTCTAGTGCATGTgtgttgtttattttggatgagATGAGAAAGAAATCCCTAAAGGGGGAAAAAGCCACCACAGGTGAAGGATTGGATTGGGGAGTACTATTCGGTTTTGGGCCAGGCTTGACCATTGAGACCGTTGTGCTGCATAGCGTTCCTATGGTTACAAATTGAGTGAAAAACGGTAAGAGAAATGATATAGCAGACATGTCTTATTGTATTACAGAGGAGGTGCTACGAAAGATATGTACATGTATCTTCAAAGTTAATAATAGTACTCCTAAATCTTTTATTCCTATCATAACATTGAGGGATTGTAATTTAGTGATTGTTGGAGGGTGCAGTCACGTCAGGCAAGTGGATGAAACTGCAAGTGCTTGTCATTTTGTTATCGCGAAGTTTCCTGAAAAGttgtaattttttgttctcataAATGCcattgaaaagaaagaatgaattaGATATACAGCACCAGTTCGAGTTTTACTTGTGTAAACTAAGAAAATTTCAACGTAACgtttttactttcattaatttgaattttggttaaacacaaatatgataaaaaatttgcTAATAATCCAAAGCGTCATTTCCCTAAGTATAAAGAATTAGTTGTAGTGTAATTTCCCGCTGAATCGGGGGTGTCAAAGCACAGGGAGATGATCATCAAGGTGCAAGGGAGATAATCTCGTGGATGAATAGAATTTTTGGAGGTAAATTCTCtctcaattttttgaaaatggggTTGATGGATTTTGTTGAAAATAGGCCAGCAATTGCAATGAGCTACAGCTGAAATTTAATCAAGAAGGCTTTTGCAAAATTATTGAGGCTTAGGGGATCCCTTGGGGCgtctttttttccttgaaatgaCCCTCAATCAAGTTAACATAGCTGAGATTGCTGCCTGCTCTCCTCTAAGGAATCTGCAGCTCTAGGCTATGGAATCTTTGAAATAGTACCACAGGAGTAAGGGGTCAAACCCATAGGGGATGGATGAATTTAGAAATGTGGCATAGAGAATGGATGATGGAGATGGATGAAAACAAGTTCCAGTCCGGTAGGTAATGGAGGAAGTTGATGTACTTGAGGGACTCTCTCTGATTTGGCACTAGAAGGCCTTCCTTCTGCAGCTAACAACAGACCATGTTCTTTCAACTCTTCTTCAATCTTTTTAAATCCAACCCTTATCTTGGGCAGATTCTTCTCCCTATCCTCAAGGCATTGAACTTTTCTTCATCGTCAGCAATGGGATGGTTCTTTGCTAGAAGGCATGCAGTCAGGAACCTTGGCATTTTCATAAGCCTAGATGAAGTTGTCTTCAATGAGAGCTGGAAGGTCTCCATATTCCCCTTTGAACATGGCATAATGCACTTCAAACCTCAAATGCCTCCTCTCCTGTTGATGCCCAGCTGGGAAGATATTGTAATAAATAGCATGGTCCAATAATTTCATCTGAGCAGGTGGCCAAATCCTTTTGGTCCTTCCAGCAGGAGAGTAATTTTAAACCGTACTTCTCAAGAGCTTTAAGACGTAAGGAAGCCAATTATTTGCCAGCCTGCATGCTCACAATTACTGCAACTATGAAGTTATTGTTAGATAAATTTAATCAAGTATTATTTATCGACTGTTGGAGGACCTTCTCGGAGACGTTGAGTTAAATCATTGTTTATTCTTGTGTATGTtatccaaaggaaataaaacgAAAGAATGGATTTGAGTTTTGCTTATGGGTGAgtgtaagaaaattttcaatatatggCTTTTCCCGTGCTGATCTACTCCGACTTCGGCATGAAAACCAA
It encodes:
- the LOC117933764 gene encoding stilbene synthase 5; this translates as MASVEEIRNAQRAKGPATILAIGTATPDHCVYQSDYADYYFKVTKSEHMTELKKKFNRICDKSMIKKRYIHLTEEMLEEHPNIGAYMAPSLNIRQEIITAEVPKLGKEAALKAFKEWGQPKSKITHLVFCTTSGVEMPGADYKLANLLGLETSVRRVMLYHQGCYAGGTVLRTAKDLAENNAGARVLVVCSEITVVTFRGPSEDALDSLVGQALFGDGSAAVIVGSDPNVSIERPLFQLVSAAQTFIPNSAGAIAGNLREVGLTFHLWPNVPTLISENIEKCLSQAFDPLGISDWNSLFWIAHPGGPAILDAVEAKLNLEKKKLEATRHVLSEYGNMSSACVLFILDEMRKKSLKGEKATTGEGLDWGVLFGFGPGLTIETVVLHSVPMVTN